One stretch of Desulfocurvibacter africanus subsp. africanus DSM 2603 DNA includes these proteins:
- a CDS encoding TolC family protein: protein MRVSATLTMALLAAFLLLSAGVWAGSAPGLPELISEALSRNREVLAARAAWQAAGERPSQARALPDPQLSVGVMNLPTSFRFNDEPMTMKQVQVSQMFPWFGKRELRGDAAGQEAEAARQRYIEAANRVVRELREVYYEFFFVAQQAQLIEANLGVLSQFIEVAKAAYVSGLGKQADILRAQTQHARMIDERLMVERERIMVAARLRSLLDRPAGSLIEPPQSLPATEPPSWSSDELLELALEQRPMLKEAQAMTQARRREIDLARKEYWPDFEIMAAYGQRGEVMGSQIDDMLSTAVSINVPLWQDSKLDPMLREAKQAERQAVESYQAGVNEIEFELWQALAKATRAKESLALYNTGILPQARLTVESSLSGYRVGTLDFLSLLEAQMNLYASEVARARALTDYSQAVAEIDYIVGLQPPGEAK from the coding sequence ATGAGAGTATCCGCCACGTTGACAATGGCCCTGCTGGCCGCCTTCCTTCTGCTGTCCGCCGGGGTCTGGGCCGGCTCGGCACCAGGCTTGCCCGAGCTGATCTCCGAGGCGCTCAGCCGCAATCGCGAGGTGTTGGCCGCCCGGGCGGCATGGCAGGCGGCCGGAGAACGCCCGTCGCAGGCCAGGGCACTCCCGGACCCGCAACTGAGCGTCGGTGTGATGAACTTGCCCACCAGCTTCCGTTTCAATGATGAACCTATGACCATGAAGCAGGTGCAGGTCTCGCAGATGTTTCCCTGGTTCGGCAAACGGGAGCTGCGGGGGGATGCGGCCGGTCAGGAGGCCGAGGCGGCGCGCCAGCGCTACATCGAGGCGGCCAACCGCGTGGTGCGCGAGCTGCGGGAGGTTTACTACGAATTTTTTTTCGTCGCGCAGCAAGCCCAACTGATCGAGGCTAACCTGGGCGTGTTGAGCCAGTTCATCGAAGTCGCCAAGGCGGCCTATGTTTCTGGCCTGGGCAAGCAGGCCGACATATTGCGCGCCCAGACCCAGCACGCCAGGATGATCGACGAGCGGCTCATGGTCGAGCGCGAGCGAATTATGGTTGCCGCTCGCTTGAGGAGCCTTCTCGACCGACCGGCCGGTTCGTTGATCGAGCCTCCGCAAAGCCTTCCCGCCACCGAGCCGCCTTCCTGGAGCAGCGACGAATTGCTTGAGTTGGCCCTGGAGCAGCGCCCCATGCTCAAGGAGGCCCAGGCCATGACCCAGGCCCGCCGGCGCGAGATCGACCTGGCCCGCAAGGAGTATTGGCCCGACTTCGAGATCATGGCCGCATACGGGCAGCGAGGCGAGGTCATGGGCAGCCAGATCGATGACATGCTCTCAACAGCAGTGAGCATAAACGTGCCACTGTGGCAGGACTCGAAGCTCGACCCGATGCTGCGTGAGGCGAAACAGGCCGAGCGGCAGGCTGTCGAGAGCTACCAGGCCGGCGTCAACGAGATAGAGTTCGAGCTGTGGCAGGCCCTGGCCAAGGCCACACGGGCCAAAGAGTCGCTCGCCCTCTACAATACAGGCATCTTGCCCCAGGCCCGCTTGACCGTGGAGAGTTCGCTCTCGGGCTACCGGGTGGGAACGCTCGATTTCCTGAGCCTGCTTGAGGCCCAGATGAACCTCTACGCCTCCGAGGTGGCCAGGGCCCGCGCCCTGACCGACTATTCCCAGGCAGTGGCCGAGATCGACTATATCGTTGGCTTACAGCCTCCAGGGGAAGCGAAATGA
- a CDS encoding efflux RND transporter periplasmic adaptor subunit, translating into MKACRVLLVAALLILSGTQALAQGHAGHGGPPAAEPQAETQAQPPAAATPETIHISPQRQQQIGVRYATVAHRRLVKELRAVARVVYNEKALATITSKVGGWIERLYVNTTGEFVKKGQRLLDIYSPELLATQEEYLVALRAKRELARSSYPGVAESGETLLEAARRRLELWDISQAQIERLERTGKPTKTLSLYSPLDGYVINKEALEGMEVRPGMSLYRIADLSSVWVEGDFYEYEVPFIEIGQQAEVRLPYLPDEVLFGRVSYIYPYLNVETRTVRVRMEFPNPQVRLKPGMYANVNLDVDLGHRLAVPAEALLDTGTKTVAFVDRGQGYLETREVAAGAKAGNYYVVQEGLQAGERVVASANFLIASESKLREALGGAAHAGH; encoded by the coding sequence ATGAAGGCTTGCCGCGTTCTCCTGGTGGCTGCGCTGCTCATCCTTTCCGGCACGCAGGCGCTCGCCCAGGGGCACGCAGGCCATGGCGGACCGCCAGCTGCCGAACCGCAAGCCGAGACGCAAGCCCAACCTCCAGCGGCAGCCACACCCGAGACCATCCACATCAGCCCCCAGCGCCAGCAGCAGATCGGCGTGCGCTACGCCACCGTGGCGCATCGCCGTCTGGTGAAGGAACTGCGCGCCGTGGCCAGGGTCGTCTACAATGAGAAGGCACTCGCCACGATAACGTCCAAGGTCGGTGGCTGGATCGAGCGCCTGTACGTCAACACCACGGGCGAGTTCGTTAAAAAAGGGCAGCGGCTGCTCGACATCTACAGCCCTGAGCTGCTGGCGACCCAGGAGGAGTACCTGGTCGCCCTGCGAGCCAAACGGGAGCTTGCCCGCAGCTCCTATCCCGGCGTGGCCGAGAGCGGTGAGACCTTGCTTGAGGCGGCCCGGCGTCGGCTCGAGCTGTGGGACATCAGCCAGGCCCAGATCGAGCGACTTGAGCGTACCGGCAAGCCAACCAAGACGCTGAGCCTCTACTCGCCCCTGGACGGCTACGTGATCAATAAGGAGGCCCTGGAGGGAATGGAGGTACGCCCCGGGATGTCTCTCTACCGGATAGCTGATCTCTCGAGCGTATGGGTCGAGGGCGACTTCTATGAATACGAAGTGCCCTTCATCGAGATCGGGCAGCAGGCCGAGGTGCGCCTGCCCTATCTGCCGGATGAGGTGCTGTTTGGCCGGGTCAGCTACATCTATCCGTACTTGAATGTGGAGACACGCACCGTGCGCGTGCGCATGGAATTTCCCAATCCACAGGTGCGCCTGAAGCCCGGCATGTACGCCAACGTAAATCTTGATGTCGATCTGGGCCATCGGCTTGCAGTTCCGGCGGAGGCTCTGCTGGATACCGGCACTAAGACGGTCGCCTTCGTCGACCGCGGGCAGGGATACTTGGAGACCCGCGAGGTGGCGGCTGGAGCCAAGGCAGGGAATTACTACGTTGTCCAGGAAGGCTTGCAAGCCGGGGAGCGCGTCGTCGCCAGCGCCAACTTTCTCATCGCCTCCGAGAGCAAGCTGCGGGAAGCATTGGGTGGGGCCGCCCATGCGGGCCACTAA